The following are from one region of the Sulfurimicrobium lacus genome:
- a CDS encoding CoA-binding protein gives MYENPAPAEIRALLQKVRTIAVVGLSPQPARPSYFVSKSMQCFGYRIVPVRPAVSEVLGEKAYATLAEIPERIDLVDVFRAAEHVDAIVDECLRLKIPAIWIQEGIRNEAAAQKARDAGMTVVMDRCIYKDYVELMA, from the coding sequence ATGTATGAGAATCCTGCGCCGGCCGAAATCCGCGCCCTGTTGCAAAAAGTCCGCACCATCGCAGTGGTGGGATTGTCGCCGCAACCCGCGCGGCCCAGCTATTTTGTATCCAAGTCGATGCAGTGTTTCGGCTACCGCATCGTTCCCGTGCGCCCGGCGGTGTCCGAAGTGCTGGGGGAGAAGGCCTATGCCACCCTGGCAGAAATACCGGAGCGCATCGACCTGGTGGACGTGTTCCGTGCCGCCGAGCATGTGGATGCCATCGTGGACGAATGCCTGCGCCTGAAAATTCCCGCCATCTGGATCCAGGAAGGCATAAGAAACGAGGCGGCGGCGCAAAAGGCCAGGGACGCGGGCATGACGGTGGTCATGGACCGCTGTATTTACAAGGACTATGTCGAGTTGATGGCCTGA
- a CDS encoding class I SAM-dependent methyltransferase, translating into MQRIPEPELMNEPEQARAYAEADFSAPHDAFVAHFRQRFPGFAGGAAIDLGCGPADVTMRFARAYPEAAILGLDGAQAMLDLGRKAVDAEGLGQRLTLQQCCLPDTDLPPRAFDAVISNSLLHHLDDPAVLWQTVRHVARRGAALLVMDLMRPASAAEAESLTQRYAADAPPVLQRDFHHSLLAAYRPDEVRQQLDAAGLEQLRVEAVSDRHLLVWGTIHV; encoded by the coding sequence TTGCAGCGCATCCCCGAACCCGAACTGATGAATGAGCCGGAGCAGGCTCGCGCCTATGCCGAGGCCGATTTCTCCGCACCGCACGACGCCTTTGTGGCCCATTTCCGCCAGCGCTTTCCCGGCTTTGCCGGCGGCGCTGCGATCGACCTTGGCTGCGGGCCTGCGGATGTCACGATGCGCTTCGCCCGCGCCTACCCGGAAGCGGCGATACTCGGCCTGGACGGGGCGCAAGCGATGCTGGATCTTGGGCGCAAGGCGGTGGACGCGGAGGGTCTCGGCCAGCGGCTCACGCTCCAGCAATGCTGCCTTCCCGACACGGACCTTCCCCCCCGGGCCTTCGATGCCGTCATCAGCAACAGCCTGCTCCATCACCTCGACGATCCCGCCGTGCTGTGGCAGACTGTGCGGCACGTTGCGAGACGCGGCGCGGCACTGCTGGTGATGGATTTGATGCGGCCCGCAAGCGCAGCGGAGGCTGAAAGTTTGACGCAGCGCTACGCAGCAGATGCCCCGCCGGTACTGCAACGGGACTTCCATCACTCGCTGCTCGCCGCCTATCGACCGGACGAGGTGCGGCAGCAACTCGATGCTGCGGGGCTGGAACAACTGCGAGTCGAGGCCGTGAGCGACCGCCATCTCCTGGTTTGGGGAACAATTCATGTATGA